Proteins encoded within one genomic window of Cryptococcus neoformans var. grubii H99 chromosome 4, complete sequence:
- a CDS encoding meiotic Sister-Chromatid recombination aldehyde dehydrogenase — protein sequence MLESISCLPARLQPYFIWLSALTLGEIWLTIYNPPNRINLSIVFIIAFFKLPTWVRKYNSWKNERKVVRFGYPLPKEASNQWEGRVLENPNLFSHLEDESLLPPETGLSGRKREHITCYDPSTGYHLNTLPLHTAEEVSLQISKANNTFSWSRTTFSQRRHFLRNVRGWVLRDMDYIVQVACRDTGKTDVDAVFGEILTSLSKIDWLLKHGEKSLSPQKRAGNLLLAHKVSKVYYQPLGTVLALVSWNYSFHNLLSPIIAALFAGNTIVVKCSEHVAWSSMWFIGGIKECLKICGLDPEVVQLVICLPEGAEKVTRNPIFKHITFIGSEPVGKKVAAAAAETMVPTCIELGGKDPAFILPGTDLDFFASTWMRGAFQSAGQNCIGIELFLVHRSQYSRFLEILTPRVQALRPGHDVGSLISHAPIPKLQSLLASSISSGARLLAGGHPYVHPLYPQGAYFEPTLIADVTMDMAIAKEELFAPVMTVVPYDDVNEAVEWLNKGKFGLGGGVYGKDKKECRRVAAKLECGMVAINDFGVFYLNQAMPFGGVKASGHGRFGGEEGLRSLCSVKAITEDRFFSWIRTTIPRPVDFPLPEDGTAWQFLKGLVGLAYAPTTPGRITGLVNLVKASM from the exons ATGCTCGAATCAATCTCTTGCTTACCAGCTCGGCTGCAGCCCTACTTCATCTGGCTCTCAGCTCTTACCCTTGGCGAGATATGGCTTACCATCTATAATCCACCAAACCGGATAAACCTTAGCATTGTGTTTATCATAGCCTTTTTCAAGCTACCTACATGGGTCAGGAAGTACAATTCGTGGAAAAATGAGAGAAAAGTGGTCAGATTTGGATATCCTTTGCCTAAA GAGGCAAGCAATCAATGGGAGGGCAGAGTACTAGAGAACCCTAACTTGTTTTCTCATTTGGAAGACGAAAGCCTCTTACCCCCTGAAACTGGTCTTTCGGGGAGAAAACGAGAACATATTACTTGCTATGATCCCTCTACTGGA TACCATCTGAAtactcttcccctccacACTGCTGAAGAAGTATCTCTCCAGATATCCAAAGCCAACAATACCTTCTCTTGGTCTCGAACGACTTTCTCCCAACGTCGTCATTTCCTGCGTAATGTTCGTGGTTGGGTGCTTCGTGATATGGACTATATCGTACAAGTCGCCTGTAGAGATACAGGCAAGACGGATGTAGATGCTGTCTTTGGAGAGATTCTGACCTCTCTCAGCAAAATCGACTGGTTGCTCAAACACGGTGAAAAATCTCTCAGTCCGCAAAAGAGAGCCGGTAACTTGCTCTTAGCCCACAAAGTATCCAAGGTCTACTATCAACCGCTCGGTACTGTACTTGCACTCGTATCCTGGAATTACTCTTTCCATAACTTACTCTCCCCCATCATTGCTGCCCTCTTCGCTGGCAACACTATCGTCGTCAAATGTTCAGAGCATGTCGCGTGGAGCTCAATGTGGTTCATTGGTGGAATCAAAGAATGTTTGAAGATCTGTGGTTTAGACCCAGAGGTTGTACAGCTAGTCATTTGCTTACCTGAGGGCGCTGAGAAGGTGACTAGAAACCCGATATTCAAACATATCACTT TTATTGGTAGCGAACCGGTCGGCAAGAAG gtcgctgctgctgctgctgagaCCATGGTTCCTACGTGTATTGagcttggaggaaaggaccCTGCATTCATCTTGCCTGGCACCGACCTTGATTTCTTCGCTAGCACTTGGATGCGTGGGGCCTT CCAGTCT GCCGGACAAAATTGCATCGGTATCGAGCTCTTCCTAGTGCACCGTTCCCAGTACTCCCGCTTCCTCGAAATATTAACCCCTCGagttcaagctcttcgacCAGGACACGACGTCGGCTCCCTTATATCCCATGCCCCCATTCCTAAgcttcaatctcttctcgcctcctccatctcctctggCGCCAGGCTTCTTGCCGGTGGGCACCCCTACGTACATCCTCTTTACCCCCAAGGCGCATACTTTGAGCCTACATTGATTGCTGATGTGACGATGGATATGGCTATtgcgaaggaagagttgttTGCCCCGGTGATGACGGTGGTTCCTTATGATGACGTAAATGAGGCCGTGGAATGGTTGAATAAGGGAAAATTTGGATTGGGCGGGGGTGTGTAtggcaaggacaagaaggaatgCAGAAGAGTGGCGGCGAAGTTGGAATGTGGGATGGTTGCTATCAATGA CTTC GGCGTATTCTACCTTAACCAAGCAATGCCTTTCGGAGGCGTGAAAGCTAGCGGTCATGGTCGCTTTG gtggcgaagaaggattaCGATCCCTGTGCTCCGTCAAGGCCATTACCGAAGACCGATTCTTCTCTTGGATTAGGACAACCATCCCTCGGCCTGTCG ACTTCCCATTGCCGGAAGATGGGACCGCTTGGCAGTTCTTGAAAGGTTTAGTGGGTCTTGCTTACGCTCCTACTACTCCTGGAAGGATCACGGGGTTGGTGAACCTTGTCAAGGCGAGCATGTAG
- a CDS encoding meiotic Sister-Chromatid recombination aldehyde dehydrogenase, variant: MLESISCLPARLQPYFIWLSALTLGEIWLTIYNPPNRINLSIVFIIAFFKLPTWVRKYNSWKNERKVVRFGYPLPKEASNQWEGRVLENPNLFSHLEDESLLPPETGLSGRKREHITCYDPSTGYHLNTLPLHTAEEVSLQISKANNTFSWSRTTFSQRRHFLRNVRGWVLRDMDYIVQVACRDTGKTDVDAVFGEILTSLSKIDWLLKHGEKSLSPQKRAGNLLLAHKVSKVYYQPLGTVLALVSWNYSFHNLLSPIIAALFAGNTIVVKCSEHVAWSSMWFIGGIKECLKICGLDPEVVQLVICLPEGAEKVTRNPIFKHITFIGSEPVGKKVAAAAAETMVPTCIELGGKDPAFILPGTDLDFFASTWMRGAFQSAGQNCIGIELFLVHRSQYSRFLEILTPRVQALRPGHDVGSLISHAPIPKLQSLLASSISSGARLLAGGHPYVHPLYPQGAYFEPTLIADVTMDMAIAKEELFAPVMTVVPYDDVNEAVEWLNKGKFGLGGGVYGKDKKECRRVAAKLECGMVAINDFVSVVL, encoded by the exons ATGCTCGAATCAATCTCTTGCTTACCAGCTCGGCTGCAGCCCTACTTCATCTGGCTCTCAGCTCTTACCCTTGGCGAGATATGGCTTACCATCTATAATCCACCAAACCGGATAAACCTTAGCATTGTGTTTATCATAGCCTTTTTCAAGCTACCTACATGGGTCAGGAAGTACAATTCGTGGAAAAATGAGAGAAAAGTGGTCAGATTTGGATATCCTTTGCCTAAA GAGGCAAGCAATCAATGGGAGGGCAGAGTACTAGAGAACCCTAACTTGTTTTCTCATTTGGAAGACGAAAGCCTCTTACCCCCTGAAACTGGTCTTTCGGGGAGAAAACGAGAACATATTACTTGCTATGATCCCTCTACTGGA TACCATCTGAAtactcttcccctccacACTGCTGAAGAAGTATCTCTCCAGATATCCAAAGCCAACAATACCTTCTCTTGGTCTCGAACGACTTTCTCCCAACGTCGTCATTTCCTGCGTAATGTTCGTGGTTGGGTGCTTCGTGATATGGACTATATCGTACAAGTCGCCTGTAGAGATACAGGCAAGACGGATGTAGATGCTGTCTTTGGAGAGATTCTGACCTCTCTCAGCAAAATCGACTGGTTGCTCAAACACGGTGAAAAATCTCTCAGTCCGCAAAAGAGAGCCGGTAACTTGCTCTTAGCCCACAAAGTATCCAAGGTCTACTATCAACCGCTCGGTACTGTACTTGCACTCGTATCCTGGAATTACTCTTTCCATAACTTACTCTCCCCCATCATTGCTGCCCTCTTCGCTGGCAACACTATCGTCGTCAAATGTTCAGAGCATGTCGCGTGGAGCTCAATGTGGTTCATTGGTGGAATCAAAGAATGTTTGAAGATCTGTGGTTTAGACCCAGAGGTTGTACAGCTAGTCATTTGCTTACCTGAGGGCGCTGAGAAGGTGACTAGAAACCCGATATTCAAACATATCACTT TTATTGGTAGCGAACCGGTCGGCAAGAAG gtcgctgctgctgctgctgagaCCATGGTTCCTACGTGTATTGagcttggaggaaaggaccCTGCATTCATCTTGCCTGGCACCGACCTTGATTTCTTCGCTAGCACTTGGATGCGTGGGGCCTT CCAGTCT GCCGGACAAAATTGCATCGGTATCGAGCTCTTCCTAGTGCACCGTTCCCAGTACTCCCGCTTCCTCGAAATATTAACCCCTCGagttcaagctcttcgacCAGGACACGACGTCGGCTCCCTTATATCCCATGCCCCCATTCCTAAgcttcaatctcttctcgcctcctccatctcctctggCGCCAGGCTTCTTGCCGGTGGGCACCCCTACGTACATCCTCTTTACCCCCAAGGCGCATACTTTGAGCCTACATTGATTGCTGATGTGACGATGGATATGGCTATtgcgaaggaagagttgttTGCCCCGGTGATGACGGTGGTTCCTTATGATGACGTAAATGAGGCCGTGGAATGGTTGAATAAGGGAAAATTTGGATTGGGCGGGGGTGTGTAtggcaaggacaagaaggaatgCAGAAGAGTGGCGGCGAAGTTGGAATGTGGGATGGTTGCTATCAATGA CTTCGTCAGTGTGGTGCTATGA